A single genomic interval of Mangifera indica cultivar Alphonso unplaced genomic scaffold, CATAS_Mindica_2.1 Un_0010, whole genome shotgun sequence harbors:
- the LOC123205630 gene encoding uncharacterized protein LOC123205630: MSNFKIESCTVETSDGVKLHARVFKPREEKDLKDDHLVIVLVHPYSVLGGCQGLLRGIASGLAGKGYRAVTFDMRGVGKSNGRASLTGFAEVKDVVAVCKWVCENLSTDRILLVGSSAGAPIAGSAVQEIPQVVGYVSLGYPFGMLASILFGRHHKNVLETPKPKLFVMGTRDGFTSVKQLKNKLHSAKGRVETHLIEGVSHFQMEGPEYDAEMVTLILEFIASL; this comes from the exons ATGTCAAACTTCAAAATTGAGTCATGCACAGTCGAAACTTCTGATGGGGTGAAGCTCCACGCCAGAGTGTTCAAACCCAGAGAAGAAAAGGACTTAAAAGATGACCATTTGGTGATTGTTTTGGTCCACCCTTACTCAGTATTGGGCGGCTGCCAAGGCCTCCTGAGAGGCATAGCTTCAGGGCTGGCTGGTAAGGGTTACAGGGCTGTGACTTTTGACATGAGGGGTGTTGGGAAGTCCAATGGAAGAGCTTCCCTTACCGGCTTTGCTGAAGTTAAGGATGTGGTTGCTGTCTGCAAATGGGTTTGTGAAAATCTCTCCACTGATAGGATCTTGTTGGTGGGTTCTTCTGCAG GTGCACCAATTGCAGGTTCTGCGGTTCAGGAGATTCCACAAGTTGTTGGCTATGTAAGTTTGGGGTACCCTTTTGGTATGCTAGCTTCAATCCTATTTGGGCGACACCATAAAAACGTCCTTGAAACCCCAAAGCCGAAGCTCTTTGTTATGGGAACGCGGGACGGGTTTACCAGTGTAAAACAGCTGAAGAACAAGCTGCATTCTGCAAAGGGGCGAGTAGAAACTCATCTAATTGAAGGAGTAAGCCACTTCCAGATGGAAGGCCCTGAATATGATGCTGAGATGGTGACTCTTATCCTTGAATTCATTGCATCATTGTAG
- the LOC123205629 gene encoding protein EMSY-LIKE 3-like isoform X4, which yields MEYDAFDSSGTDDDLPPHQNRFQRGSCPAGNGRSAVVSSAIMPRMPQNDMETQIHNIEQEAYSSVLRAFKAQSDAITWEKESLITELRKELRVSDEEHRELLSRVNADDIIQRLREWRKASGLQPGMPSIPPPVHDPAPSPTVSASRKKPKTSQSIASLSMGAPSPALHPSIQPSSSAMKPGPLPGPRGKKPKPLSTGLTGRAQVGNRGTSGVFAANETVEPATYDPLIGRKVWTRWPEDNHFYEAVITDYNPIEGRHALVYDINTANETWEWVNLKEISPEDIRWNADEPGISRKGGRPGPGRGIKKSMVRGGAVPGAGRGRGTMKGQFKKDLPLSVNGIGKKALGDIEILHTDTLIKEVEKVFGSNHPDPLEIEKAMKVLKDHEQALVNAIARLEDASDGESEEAEHPFSQGQSMEQDQGWQKRLYSEMGGMVEDSQANNGEKG from the exons ATGGAGTATGATGCTTTCGATAGTAGCG GAACAGATGATGACCTCCCTCCACATCAAAATAGATTTCAAAGAGGGAGCTGCCCTGCTGGAAATGGAAGATCGGCAGTTGTAAGTTCTGCTATAATGCCTAGAATGCCACAGAATGACATGGAAACTCAGATCCACAACATTGAGCAAGAAGCATACAGTTCAGTCCTTCGGGCCTTCAAAGCTCAATCTGATGCCATCACTTGG GAGAAAGAAAGTTTAATTACTGAACTTAGAAAGGAGTTGAGAGTGTCAGATGAGGAACATAGGGAGCTTCTATCCAGGGTTAATGCTGATGACATCATTCAGAGATTAAG GGAATGGAGGAAGGCAAGCGGCCTCCAGCCTGGTATGCCAAGCATTCCCCCACCTGTTCATGACCCTGCACCAAGTCCAACTGTTTCAGCATCCCGCAAGAAACCAAAAACTTCGCAATCTATAGCTTCTTTGTCAATGGGTGCACCATCTCCTGCTTTGCATCCATCTATACAGCCATCTTCATCTGCTATGAAACCAGGTCCTCTGCCAGGCCCTAGGGGCAAGAAACCAAAACCT TTATCTACAGGTCTTACTGGAAGGGCCCAAGTTGGTAATCGGGGCACTTCGGGTGTCTTTGCAGCTAATGAAACTGTTGAACCTGCAACCTATGATCCCTTAATTGGAAGAAAAGTCTGGACAAGGTGGCCCGAAGACAACCACTTCTATGAGGCCGTTATAACTGATTACAACCCTATTGAg GGGCGACATGCTTTGGTTTATGATATTAATACAGCAAATGAAACATGGGAATGGGTCAATCTCAAAGAG ATATCACCAGAAGATATCAGATGGAATGCTGATGAACCGGGGATTTCTCGTAAAGGTGGTCGCCCAGGACCAGGACGTGGAATTAAGAAATCCATGGTGCGTGGTGGTGCAGTTCCTGGGGCAGGAAGAGGTAGAGGGACCATGAAGGGTCAGTTCAAGAAAGATCTTCCTTTATCAGTGAATGGTATTGGGAAGAAAGCTTTGGGTGATATTGAAATTCTTCACACAGATACTTTAATCAAGGAG GTTGAAAAAGTTTTTGGCTCTAATCATCCTGATCCCTTGGAAATTGAGAAAGCAATGAAAGTGCTAAAG GATCATGAACAAGCCCTAGTCAACGCAATTGCAAGGCTCGAAGATGCATCTGATGGTGAGAGTG AGGAGGCAGAACATCCATTCTCTCAAGGGCAATCTATGGAGCAGGATCAAGGATGGCAAAAACGACTGTACAGTGAGATGGGTGGAATGGTTGAAGATTCACAGGCGAATAATGGAGAGAAAGGGTAG
- the LOC123205629 gene encoding protein EMSY-LIKE 3-like isoform X6, producing MNYDISDSSRTDDDLPPHQNRFQRGSCPAGNGRSAVVSSAIMPRMPQNDMETQIHNIEQEAYSSVLRAFKAQSDAITWEKESLITELRKELRVSDEEHRELLSRVNADDIIQRLREWRKASGLQPGMPSIPPPVHDPAPSPTVSASRKKPKTSQSIASLSMGAPSPALHPSIQPSSSAMKPGPLPGPRGKKPKPLSTGLTGRAQVGNRGTSGVFAANETVEPATYDPLIGRKVWTRWPEDNHFYEAVITDYNPIEGRHALVYDINTANETWEWVNLKEISPEDIRWNADEPGISRKGGRPGPGRGIKKSMVRGGAVPGAGRGRGTMKGQFKKDLPLSVNGIGKKALGDIEILHTDTLIKEVEKVFGSNHPDPLEIEKAMKVLKDHEQALVNAIARLEDASDGESEEAEHPFSQGQSMEQDQGWQKRLYSEMGGMVEDSQANNGEKG from the exons ATGAACTATGATATTTCTGATAGCAGTA GAACAGATGATGACCTCCCTCCACATCAAAATAGATTTCAAAGAGGGAGCTGCCCTGCTGGAAATGGAAGATCGGCAGTTGTAAGTTCTGCTATAATGCCTAGAATGCCACAGAATGACATGGAAACTCAGATCCACAACATTGAGCAAGAAGCATACAGTTCAGTCCTTCGGGCCTTCAAAGCTCAATCTGATGCCATCACTTGG GAGAAAGAAAGTTTAATTACTGAACTTAGAAAGGAGTTGAGAGTGTCAGATGAGGAACATAGGGAGCTTCTATCCAGGGTTAATGCTGATGACATCATTCAGAGATTAAG GGAATGGAGGAAGGCAAGCGGCCTCCAGCCTGGTATGCCAAGCATTCCCCCACCTGTTCATGACCCTGCACCAAGTCCAACTGTTTCAGCATCCCGCAAGAAACCAAAAACTTCGCAATCTATAGCTTCTTTGTCAATGGGTGCACCATCTCCTGCTTTGCATCCATCTATACAGCCATCTTCATCTGCTATGAAACCAGGTCCTCTGCCAGGCCCTAGGGGCAAGAAACCAAAACCT TTATCTACAGGTCTTACTGGAAGGGCCCAAGTTGGTAATCGGGGCACTTCGGGTGTCTTTGCAGCTAATGAAACTGTTGAACCTGCAACCTATGATCCCTTAATTGGAAGAAAAGTCTGGACAAGGTGGCCCGAAGACAACCACTTCTATGAGGCCGTTATAACTGATTACAACCCTATTGAg GGGCGACATGCTTTGGTTTATGATATTAATACAGCAAATGAAACATGGGAATGGGTCAATCTCAAAGAG ATATCACCAGAAGATATCAGATGGAATGCTGATGAACCGGGGATTTCTCGTAAAGGTGGTCGCCCAGGACCAGGACGTGGAATTAAGAAATCCATGGTGCGTGGTGGTGCAGTTCCTGGGGCAGGAAGAGGTAGAGGGACCATGAAGGGTCAGTTCAAGAAAGATCTTCCTTTATCAGTGAATGGTATTGGGAAGAAAGCTTTGGGTGATATTGAAATTCTTCACACAGATACTTTAATCAAGGAG GTTGAAAAAGTTTTTGGCTCTAATCATCCTGATCCCTTGGAAATTGAGAAAGCAATGAAAGTGCTAAAG GATCATGAACAAGCCCTAGTCAACGCAATTGCAAGGCTCGAAGATGCATCTGATGGTGAGAGTG AGGAGGCAGAACATCCATTCTCTCAAGGGCAATCTATGGAGCAGGATCAAGGATGGCAAAAACGACTGTACAGTGAGATGGGTGGAATGGTTGAAGATTCACAGGCGAATAATGGAGAGAAAGGGTAG
- the LOC123205629 gene encoding protein EMSY-LIKE 3-like isoform X3 — MEYDAFDSSGTDDDLPPHQNRFQRGSCPAGNGRSAVVSSAIMPRMPQNDMETQIHNIEQEAYSSVLRAFKAQSDAITWEKESLITELRKELRVSDEEHRELLSRVNADDIIQRLREWRKASGLQPGMPSIPPPVHDPAPSPTVSASRKKPKTSQSIASLSMGAPSPALHPSIQPSSSAMKPGPLPGPRGKKPKPLSTGLTGRAQVGNRGTSGVFAANETVEPATYDPLIGRKVWTRWPEDNHFYEAVITDYNPIEGRHALVYDINTANETWEWVNLKEISPEDIRWNADEPGISRKGGRPGPGRGIKKSMVRGGAVPGAGRGRGTMKGQFKKDLPLSVNGIGKKALGDIEILHTDTLIKEVEKVFGSNHPDPLEIEKAMKVLKDHEQALVNAIARLEDASDVNSFVIDDKNKSHLFSFFLDWKAEEAEHPFSQGQSMEQDQGWQKRLYSEMGGMVEDSQANNGEKG; from the exons ATGGAGTATGATGCTTTCGATAGTAGCG GAACAGATGATGACCTCCCTCCACATCAAAATAGATTTCAAAGAGGGAGCTGCCCTGCTGGAAATGGAAGATCGGCAGTTGTAAGTTCTGCTATAATGCCTAGAATGCCACAGAATGACATGGAAACTCAGATCCACAACATTGAGCAAGAAGCATACAGTTCAGTCCTTCGGGCCTTCAAAGCTCAATCTGATGCCATCACTTGG GAGAAAGAAAGTTTAATTACTGAACTTAGAAAGGAGTTGAGAGTGTCAGATGAGGAACATAGGGAGCTTCTATCCAGGGTTAATGCTGATGACATCATTCAGAGATTAAG GGAATGGAGGAAGGCAAGCGGCCTCCAGCCTGGTATGCCAAGCATTCCCCCACCTGTTCATGACCCTGCACCAAGTCCAACTGTTTCAGCATCCCGCAAGAAACCAAAAACTTCGCAATCTATAGCTTCTTTGTCAATGGGTGCACCATCTCCTGCTTTGCATCCATCTATACAGCCATCTTCATCTGCTATGAAACCAGGTCCTCTGCCAGGCCCTAGGGGCAAGAAACCAAAACCT TTATCTACAGGTCTTACTGGAAGGGCCCAAGTTGGTAATCGGGGCACTTCGGGTGTCTTTGCAGCTAATGAAACTGTTGAACCTGCAACCTATGATCCCTTAATTGGAAGAAAAGTCTGGACAAGGTGGCCCGAAGACAACCACTTCTATGAGGCCGTTATAACTGATTACAACCCTATTGAg GGGCGACATGCTTTGGTTTATGATATTAATACAGCAAATGAAACATGGGAATGGGTCAATCTCAAAGAG ATATCACCAGAAGATATCAGATGGAATGCTGATGAACCGGGGATTTCTCGTAAAGGTGGTCGCCCAGGACCAGGACGTGGAATTAAGAAATCCATGGTGCGTGGTGGTGCAGTTCCTGGGGCAGGAAGAGGTAGAGGGACCATGAAGGGTCAGTTCAAGAAAGATCTTCCTTTATCAGTGAATGGTATTGGGAAGAAAGCTTTGGGTGATATTGAAATTCTTCACACAGATACTTTAATCAAGGAG GTTGAAAAAGTTTTTGGCTCTAATCATCCTGATCCCTTGGAAATTGAGAAAGCAATGAAAGTGCTAAAG GATCATGAACAAGCCCTAGTCAACGCAATTGCAAGGCTCGAAGATGCATCTGATG TGAATTCATTTGttattgatgataaaaacaaatcccatcttttttcttttttccttgacTGGAAAGCAGAGGAGGCAGAACATCCATTCTCTCAAGGGCAATCTATGGAGCAGGATCAAGGATGGCAAAAACGACTGTACAGTGAGATGGGTGGAATGGTTGAAGATTCACAGGCGAATAATGGAGAGAAAGGGTAG
- the LOC123205629 gene encoding protein EMSY-LIKE 3-like isoform X1, whose amino-acid sequence MEYDAFDSSGTDDDLPPHQNRFQRGSCPAGNGRSAVVSSAIMPRMPQNDMETQIHNIEQEAYSSVLRAFKAQSDAITWEKESLITELRKELRVSDEEHRELLSRVNADDIIQRLREWRKASGLQPGMPSIPPPVHDPAPSPTVSASRKKPKTSQSIASLSMGAPSPALHPSIQPSSSAMKPGPLPGPRGKKPKPLSTGLTGRAQVGNRGTSGVFAANETVEPATYDPLIGRKVWTRWPEDNHFYEAVITDYNPIEGRHALVYDINTANETWEWVNLKEISPEDIRWNADEPGISRKGGRPGPGRGIKKSMVRGGAVPGAGRGRGTMKGQFKKDLPLSVNGIGKKALGDIEILHTDTLIKEVEKVFGSNHPDPLEIEKAMKVLKDHEQALVNAIARLEDASDGESVNSFVIDDKNKSHLFSFFLDWKAEEAEHPFSQGQSMEQDQGWQKRLYSEMGGMVEDSQANNGEKG is encoded by the exons ATGGAGTATGATGCTTTCGATAGTAGCG GAACAGATGATGACCTCCCTCCACATCAAAATAGATTTCAAAGAGGGAGCTGCCCTGCTGGAAATGGAAGATCGGCAGTTGTAAGTTCTGCTATAATGCCTAGAATGCCACAGAATGACATGGAAACTCAGATCCACAACATTGAGCAAGAAGCATACAGTTCAGTCCTTCGGGCCTTCAAAGCTCAATCTGATGCCATCACTTGG GAGAAAGAAAGTTTAATTACTGAACTTAGAAAGGAGTTGAGAGTGTCAGATGAGGAACATAGGGAGCTTCTATCCAGGGTTAATGCTGATGACATCATTCAGAGATTAAG GGAATGGAGGAAGGCAAGCGGCCTCCAGCCTGGTATGCCAAGCATTCCCCCACCTGTTCATGACCCTGCACCAAGTCCAACTGTTTCAGCATCCCGCAAGAAACCAAAAACTTCGCAATCTATAGCTTCTTTGTCAATGGGTGCACCATCTCCTGCTTTGCATCCATCTATACAGCCATCTTCATCTGCTATGAAACCAGGTCCTCTGCCAGGCCCTAGGGGCAAGAAACCAAAACCT TTATCTACAGGTCTTACTGGAAGGGCCCAAGTTGGTAATCGGGGCACTTCGGGTGTCTTTGCAGCTAATGAAACTGTTGAACCTGCAACCTATGATCCCTTAATTGGAAGAAAAGTCTGGACAAGGTGGCCCGAAGACAACCACTTCTATGAGGCCGTTATAACTGATTACAACCCTATTGAg GGGCGACATGCTTTGGTTTATGATATTAATACAGCAAATGAAACATGGGAATGGGTCAATCTCAAAGAG ATATCACCAGAAGATATCAGATGGAATGCTGATGAACCGGGGATTTCTCGTAAAGGTGGTCGCCCAGGACCAGGACGTGGAATTAAGAAATCCATGGTGCGTGGTGGTGCAGTTCCTGGGGCAGGAAGAGGTAGAGGGACCATGAAGGGTCAGTTCAAGAAAGATCTTCCTTTATCAGTGAATGGTATTGGGAAGAAAGCTTTGGGTGATATTGAAATTCTTCACACAGATACTTTAATCAAGGAG GTTGAAAAAGTTTTTGGCTCTAATCATCCTGATCCCTTGGAAATTGAGAAAGCAATGAAAGTGCTAAAG GATCATGAACAAGCCCTAGTCAACGCAATTGCAAGGCTCGAAGATGCATCTGATGGTGAGAGTG TGAATTCATTTGttattgatgataaaaacaaatcccatcttttttcttttttccttgacTGGAAAGCAGAGGAGGCAGAACATCCATTCTCTCAAGGGCAATCTATGGAGCAGGATCAAGGATGGCAAAAACGACTGTACAGTGAGATGGGTGGAATGGTTGAAGATTCACAGGCGAATAATGGAGAGAAAGGGTAG
- the LOC123205629 gene encoding protein EMSY-LIKE 3-like isoform X2, with amino-acid sequence MNYDISDSSRTDDDLPPHQNRFQRGSCPAGNGRSAVVSSAIMPRMPQNDMETQIHNIEQEAYSSVLRAFKAQSDAITWEKESLITELRKELRVSDEEHRELLSRVNADDIIQRLREWRKASGLQPGMPSIPPPVHDPAPSPTVSASRKKPKTSQSIASLSMGAPSPALHPSIQPSSSAMKPGPLPGPRGKKPKPLSTGLTGRAQVGNRGTSGVFAANETVEPATYDPLIGRKVWTRWPEDNHFYEAVITDYNPIEGRHALVYDINTANETWEWVNLKEISPEDIRWNADEPGISRKGGRPGPGRGIKKSMVRGGAVPGAGRGRGTMKGQFKKDLPLSVNGIGKKALGDIEILHTDTLIKEVEKVFGSNHPDPLEIEKAMKVLKDHEQALVNAIARLEDASDGESVNSFVIDDKNKSHLFSFFLDWKAEEAEHPFSQGQSMEQDQGWQKRLYSEMGGMVEDSQANNGEKG; translated from the exons ATGAACTATGATATTTCTGATAGCAGTA GAACAGATGATGACCTCCCTCCACATCAAAATAGATTTCAAAGAGGGAGCTGCCCTGCTGGAAATGGAAGATCGGCAGTTGTAAGTTCTGCTATAATGCCTAGAATGCCACAGAATGACATGGAAACTCAGATCCACAACATTGAGCAAGAAGCATACAGTTCAGTCCTTCGGGCCTTCAAAGCTCAATCTGATGCCATCACTTGG GAGAAAGAAAGTTTAATTACTGAACTTAGAAAGGAGTTGAGAGTGTCAGATGAGGAACATAGGGAGCTTCTATCCAGGGTTAATGCTGATGACATCATTCAGAGATTAAG GGAATGGAGGAAGGCAAGCGGCCTCCAGCCTGGTATGCCAAGCATTCCCCCACCTGTTCATGACCCTGCACCAAGTCCAACTGTTTCAGCATCCCGCAAGAAACCAAAAACTTCGCAATCTATAGCTTCTTTGTCAATGGGTGCACCATCTCCTGCTTTGCATCCATCTATACAGCCATCTTCATCTGCTATGAAACCAGGTCCTCTGCCAGGCCCTAGGGGCAAGAAACCAAAACCT TTATCTACAGGTCTTACTGGAAGGGCCCAAGTTGGTAATCGGGGCACTTCGGGTGTCTTTGCAGCTAATGAAACTGTTGAACCTGCAACCTATGATCCCTTAATTGGAAGAAAAGTCTGGACAAGGTGGCCCGAAGACAACCACTTCTATGAGGCCGTTATAACTGATTACAACCCTATTGAg GGGCGACATGCTTTGGTTTATGATATTAATACAGCAAATGAAACATGGGAATGGGTCAATCTCAAAGAG ATATCACCAGAAGATATCAGATGGAATGCTGATGAACCGGGGATTTCTCGTAAAGGTGGTCGCCCAGGACCAGGACGTGGAATTAAGAAATCCATGGTGCGTGGTGGTGCAGTTCCTGGGGCAGGAAGAGGTAGAGGGACCATGAAGGGTCAGTTCAAGAAAGATCTTCCTTTATCAGTGAATGGTATTGGGAAGAAAGCTTTGGGTGATATTGAAATTCTTCACACAGATACTTTAATCAAGGAG GTTGAAAAAGTTTTTGGCTCTAATCATCCTGATCCCTTGGAAATTGAGAAAGCAATGAAAGTGCTAAAG GATCATGAACAAGCCCTAGTCAACGCAATTGCAAGGCTCGAAGATGCATCTGATGGTGAGAGTG TGAATTCATTTGttattgatgataaaaacaaatcccatcttttttcttttttccttgacTGGAAAGCAGAGGAGGCAGAACATCCATTCTCTCAAGGGCAATCTATGGAGCAGGATCAAGGATGGCAAAAACGACTGTACAGTGAGATGGGTGGAATGGTTGAAGATTCACAGGCGAATAATGGAGAGAAAGGGTAG
- the LOC123205629 gene encoding protein EMSY-LIKE 3-like isoform X5: MEYDAFDSSGTDDDLPPHQNRFQRGSCPAGNGRSAVVSSAIMPRMPQNDMETQIHNIEQEAYSSVLRAFKAQSDAITWEKESLITELRKELRVSDEEHRELLSRVNADDIIQRLREWRKASGLQPGMPSIPPPVHDPAPSPTVSASRKKPKTSQSIASLSMGAPSPALHPSIQPSSSAMKPGPLPGPRGKKPKPLSTGLTGRAQVGNRGTSGVFAANETVEPATYDPLIGRKVWTRWPEDNHFYEAVITDYNPIEGRHALVYDINTANETWEWVNLKEISPEDIRWNADEPGISRKGGRPGPGRGIKKSMVRGGAVPGAGRGRGTMKGQFKKDLPLSVNGIGKKALGDIEILHTDTLIKEVEKVFGSNHPDPLEIEKAMKVLKDHEQALVNAIARLEDASDEEAEHPFSQGQSMEQDQGWQKRLYSEMGGMVEDSQANNGEKG, encoded by the exons ATGGAGTATGATGCTTTCGATAGTAGCG GAACAGATGATGACCTCCCTCCACATCAAAATAGATTTCAAAGAGGGAGCTGCCCTGCTGGAAATGGAAGATCGGCAGTTGTAAGTTCTGCTATAATGCCTAGAATGCCACAGAATGACATGGAAACTCAGATCCACAACATTGAGCAAGAAGCATACAGTTCAGTCCTTCGGGCCTTCAAAGCTCAATCTGATGCCATCACTTGG GAGAAAGAAAGTTTAATTACTGAACTTAGAAAGGAGTTGAGAGTGTCAGATGAGGAACATAGGGAGCTTCTATCCAGGGTTAATGCTGATGACATCATTCAGAGATTAAG GGAATGGAGGAAGGCAAGCGGCCTCCAGCCTGGTATGCCAAGCATTCCCCCACCTGTTCATGACCCTGCACCAAGTCCAACTGTTTCAGCATCCCGCAAGAAACCAAAAACTTCGCAATCTATAGCTTCTTTGTCAATGGGTGCACCATCTCCTGCTTTGCATCCATCTATACAGCCATCTTCATCTGCTATGAAACCAGGTCCTCTGCCAGGCCCTAGGGGCAAGAAACCAAAACCT TTATCTACAGGTCTTACTGGAAGGGCCCAAGTTGGTAATCGGGGCACTTCGGGTGTCTTTGCAGCTAATGAAACTGTTGAACCTGCAACCTATGATCCCTTAATTGGAAGAAAAGTCTGGACAAGGTGGCCCGAAGACAACCACTTCTATGAGGCCGTTATAACTGATTACAACCCTATTGAg GGGCGACATGCTTTGGTTTATGATATTAATACAGCAAATGAAACATGGGAATGGGTCAATCTCAAAGAG ATATCACCAGAAGATATCAGATGGAATGCTGATGAACCGGGGATTTCTCGTAAAGGTGGTCGCCCAGGACCAGGACGTGGAATTAAGAAATCCATGGTGCGTGGTGGTGCAGTTCCTGGGGCAGGAAGAGGTAGAGGGACCATGAAGGGTCAGTTCAAGAAAGATCTTCCTTTATCAGTGAATGGTATTGGGAAGAAAGCTTTGGGTGATATTGAAATTCTTCACACAGATACTTTAATCAAGGAG GTTGAAAAAGTTTTTGGCTCTAATCATCCTGATCCCTTGGAAATTGAGAAAGCAATGAAAGTGCTAAAG GATCATGAACAAGCCCTAGTCAACGCAATTGCAAGGCTCGAAGATGCATCTGATG AGGAGGCAGAACATCCATTCTCTCAAGGGCAATCTATGGAGCAGGATCAAGGATGGCAAAAACGACTGTACAGTGAGATGGGTGGAATGGTTGAAGATTCACAGGCGAATAATGGAGAGAAAGGGTAG
- the LOC123205610 gene encoding octanoyltransferase LIP2, mitochondrial-like: protein MRLPRSLEVWKLGSVTYLDALKLQEKLVSDRKINKISDTLLCLQHPPTYTLGKRRTDHNLLIPESELKQIGAELCYTQRGGDITFHGPHQAILYPIVSLRDIGIGARKYVEKLELTMIELASLYGVKAHAGNTGETGVWVGDRKIGAIGVRIQYGVTSHGLAFNIDPDLNYFKHIVPCGIPDKEVTSLKRETGNLLPAEDLIHEQLVSCFARQFDYGSLLRKDNVLMSANENL from the coding sequence ATGAGACTTCCTCGAAGTCTTGAGGTCTGGAAATTGGGGAGTGTCACCTATTTGGATGCACTTAAGCTGCAAGAAAAACTTGTGTCTGATAGGAAAATTAATAAGATCTCAGATACGCTCTTGTGCCTGCAGCATCCACCCACATACACCCTTGGAAAGCGTCGGACAGATCACAATTTATTAATTCCTGAGTCTGAACTAAAACAGATAGGAGCCGAACTTTGTTACACACAGAGAGGAGGAGACATTACATTTCATGGTCCACATCAAGCAATATTATATCCCATTGTTTCTCTACGTGACATTGGAATTGGTGCTCGGAAGTATGTGGAGAAACTTGAGTTAACTATGATTGAATTAGCATCATTATATGGAGTAAAAGCTCATGCCGGAAATACGGGTGAAACTGGGGTTTGGGTTGGAGATAGAAAGATAGGTGCGATTGGAGTTCGGATACAATATGGAGTTACTTCTCATGGATTGGCATTCAACATTGATCCtgatttaaactattttaagcATATTGTGCCTTGTGGGATTCCAGATAAAGAAGTCACTTCTTTAAAAAGGGAGACTGGCAATTTGCTTCCTGCTGAAGATTTAATTCATGAGCAGTTAGTTTCGTGTTTTGCTAGACAGTTTGACTATGGTAGTCTTCTCAGGAAGGATAATGTACTAATGTCTGCTAATGAGAATTTATGA